A single window of Eucalyptus grandis isolate ANBG69807.140 chromosome 1, ASM1654582v1, whole genome shotgun sequence DNA harbors:
- the LOC104445562 gene encoding cytochrome P450 705A22 — protein sequence MAVTNLDLTHYIFCLTIFITSCFLFRAIFARLANSSSRQPPSPPISLPVIGHIYLLGSSLPKSFQTLARRYGPSCGSAWGRSLTSSGTSSRKRLRLVRSVLECSGEGRSCDLTRELTTLANNIIFRMIMRKRYSKFVEETREVRRLTVEILELGAKLGVSEVFGPLKRYDLFGHGKRLTESMRRFDSVLEKILRDYEENIDEGGESDLLEMLLESCGDGNAEVKMTRDHIKHFIFEMLAASIDTMSAGLQWAMANLINHRAVFEKLRNEIESVVGPAKLIGEPDISNLPYLYAVTKETLRLHTPTPLIFRECNKDCNVMGYDVKAETRLLMNVYAIMRDPDTWRDADEFVPERFLANPGEGGGQLDQVETRGRDFSYLPFGGGRRGCIGASRASMVMQVVVGALAQCFDWEVNDGQKVDINVGSGFSGAMASPLVCRPIAHLDPFK from the exons ATGGCGGTCACCAATCTAGATCTCACGCACTACATCTTCTGCCTCACCATCTTCATCACCTCTTGCTTCCTCTTCCGCGCGATCTTTGCGAGACTGGCCAACTCGTCGTCCCGTCAACCTCCAAGCCCCCCGATATCGCTCCCTGTCATCGGCCACATCTATCTCTTGGGCTCCTCGCTGCCTAAGTCCTTCCAAACCCTAGCTCGCCGCTATGGCCCCTCATGCGGATCCGCATGG GGTCGCAGCTTGACCAGTTCAGGCACATCCTCAAGGAAGAGGTTGAGGCTCGTGAGGTCGGTGTTGGAGTGCTCTGGCGAAGGGAGATCCTGCGACTTGACGAGGGAGCTGACGACACTAGCCAACAACATTATCTTCAGGATGATCATGAGGAAGAGGTACTCCAAGTTCGTGGAGGAGACAAGAGAAGTGAGGAGGTTGACGGTGGAGATCTTGGAGCTCGGAGCAAAGCTTGGGGTGAGCGAAGTGTTCGGGCCTTTGAAGAGGTATGATTTGTTCGGGCATGGGAAGAGGCTGACCGAGTCGATGAGGAGGTTCGACAGCGTGTTGGAGAAGATCCTGAGGGATTACGAAGAGAATATAGATGAGGGTGGCGAGAGTGACTTGTTGGAAATGCTGTTGGAGAGTTGTGGGGATGGTAATGCAGAGGTGAAGATGACTAGGGATCACATCAAGCACTTCATCTTT GAAATGCTGGCGGCGAGCATCGACACGATGTCGGCGGGGTTGCAGTGGGCCATGGCGAACCTCATCAACCACCGTGCAGTCTTCGAGAAGCTGAGAAACGAGATCGAGTCCGTCGTCGGCCCTGCCAAGCTGATCGGAGAGCCGGACATCTCGAACCTCCCGTACCTGTACGCTGTAACGAAGGAAACCCTGCGGCTCCACACCCCGACCCCTCTGATCTTCAGAGAATGCAACAAAGACTGCAATGTGATGGGCTACGACGTCAAGGCCGAGACCAGGCTGCTCATGAACGTGTACGCCATCATGCGGGACCCCGACACGTGGCGCGACGCCGATGAATTTGTGCCGGAGAGGTTCCTGGCCAACCCCGGCGAGGGCGGCGGTCAACTCGACCAGGTCGAGACAAGGGGTCGCGACTTCAGCTACCTGCCGTTCGGAGGCGGGAGGAGAGGGTGCATCGGCGCATCGCGTGCCTCGATGGTGATGCAAGTCGTCGTCGGGGCTCTGGCCCAGTGCTTTGACTGGGAGGTCAACGATGGGCAGAAGGTCGATATAAACGTAGGGTCGGGATTCTCGGGTGCCATGGCGAGCCCTCTCGTGTGCCGTCCGATTGCGCATCTCGACCCCTTCAAGTAG
- the LOC104445554 gene encoding protein POLYCHOME translates to MPAESRDRLVRAVDVAAVYTRRRAGILGVLEDEPERSSNLFEPVVVRRAAGVVGERAPVGLGRGGAVVGRGVLGTPRNVRGGGRNLFATPLVGRENTPPGGSARRGRGRPDSVLPSWYPRTPLRDITTVVRAYERRRARLAEIEGRQVDTPVATELTTGESSVPRTRAPLEHDVSLYTPGPAVPEKPCPISVGKVPKILLDITNQTSVGDSEFLTPQKKLLNQIDTVEKVVMDELKRLKRTPSAKKAERQKRVRTLMSMR, encoded by the exons ATGCCGGCGGAATCGAGGGACAGGTTGGTGAGGGCAGTCGATGTGGCCGCGGTCTACACTCGAAGGCGAGCGGGAATACTCGGAGTGCTCGAAGACGAGCCGGAGCGGAGTTCGAATCTCTTCGAACCCGTGGTGGTGCGGCGAGCAGCCGGAGTCGTGGGAGAGCGGGCGCCGGTGGGATTGGGCCGCGGTGGTGCGGTGGTCGGGAGGGGCGTTTTGGGGACTCCAAGAAACGTGAGGGGGGGTGGCAGGAATCTGTTCGCGACTCCATTGGTGGGAAGAGAGAATACGCCGCCGGGCGGTAGCGCAAGGAGGGGCCGGGGGCGTCCGGACAGTGTTTTGCCTTCTTGGTACCCGAGGACGCCGCTGCGCGACATTACAACCGTTGTGAGG GCATATGAAAGGAGAAGGGCTCGGCTGGCAGAGATTGAAGGACGACAAGTGGATACTCCAGTAGCCACGGAACTGACCACCGGTGAATCTTCTGTACCACGGACGCGTGCTCCACTCGAGCACGATGTTTCTCTATATACCCCTGGTCCAGCAGTTCCAGAAAAGCCTTGCCCGATTTCTGTAGGCAAGGTGCCGAAGATATTGCTTGACATTACCAACCAGACTTCTGTTGGTGACTCAGAGTTCCTCACACCCCAGAAGAAGCTTTTGAATCAAATTGACACAGTCGAAAAAGTGGTAATGGATGAGTTGAAGAGGCTCAAAAGGACGCCGAGCGCTAAAAAAGCAGAGCGTCAAAAGAGAGTTCGTACACTGATGTCGATGCGATGA